In one window of Heptranchias perlo isolate sHepPer1 chromosome 4, sHepPer1.hap1, whole genome shotgun sequence DNA:
- the LOC137320396 gene encoding profilin-3-like → MLDWKEYIATVLKDNTIEDIAIVGCTPKNKTIWACRSDGVLGQVTSQEIEVIIDNDRKSILQNGITIGGKKYSIIRDNMLLEKDPSMDIRTLGDEGKSICIGKSSKALMILMGQKGVHGGVVNKKMHDMVDFLNKNGNI, encoded by the coding sequence ATGCTCGATTGGAAAGAATATATTGCGACTGTCCTGAAGGACAACACCATTGAGGACATTGCAATAGTTGGGTGCACCCCCAAGAACAAAACGATCTGGGCGTGTAGAAGTGATGGAGTGTTGGGCCAGGTTACATCTCAGGAGATCGAAGTGATCATCGACAATGACAGGAAGTCCATCCTCCAAAACGGGATCACCATCGGTGGGAAGAAGTATTCCATCATCCGTGACAACATGCTGCTGGAAAAGGACCCGTCGATGGACATCAGAACACTGGGCGACGAGGGAAAGAGCATCTGTATCGGGAAATCTTCCAAAGCTTTGATGATTCTGATGGGCCAGAAGGGAGTTCATGGCGGAGTCGTGAACAAGAAGATGCATGATATGGTGGACTTCCTGAACAAAAATGGCAACATCTAA